A part of Biomphalaria glabrata chromosome 3, xgBioGlab47.1, whole genome shotgun sequence genomic DNA contains:
- the LOC106072161 gene encoding exosome complex component CSL4-like encodes MEASRICVPGQRLCRVDDMHVPGNGTYASDGFIYSSILGYWNERVNSESKEKVIDVLNSYAQTVIPFINAIVTARVTNINPRYCKCEILTVGDKPLSDFYRGLIKKEDVRTTEKDRVELYKCFRPGDIIIARVISLGDAQSYILSTAENELGVIIGMSQDGIKMVPTSWCKMQCPKTLNEEFRKVAKVQKEYIRIAEHFF; translated from the coding sequence ATGGAGGCCTCACGAATTTGTGTTCCAGGTCAACGGTTATGTCGCGTTGACGATATGCATGTTCCTGGAAATGGGACGTATGCCAGTGATGGATTTATTTACTCAAGTATTTTGGGTTACTGGAATGAACGAGTTAACAGTGAGAGCAAGGAAAAAGTGATTGATGTTCTTAATAGTTATGCTCAAACAGTGATTCCTTTTATTAATGCTATAGTAACAGCTAGAGTAACAAACATCAATCCAAGATATTGCAAATGTGAAATTCTTACTGTTGGAGACAAACCACTGTCAGATTTTTACAGAGGCCTTATAAAAAAAGAGGATGTTAGGACTACTGAAAAAGATAGAGTGGAATTGTATAAGTGCTTTCGCCCTGGAGACATCATTATTGCTCGTGTTATATCATTAGGAGATGCACAGTCCTATATATTGAGCACAGCTGAAAATGAACTTGGAGTAATTATAGGCATGAGTCAAGATGGAATAAAAATGGTTCCAACTAGTTGGTGTAAGATGCAGTGTCCAAAAACACTCAATGAAGAATTTCGGAAAGTGGCTAAAGTGCAGAAAGAATACATTAGAATAGCGGAACACTTCTTTTGA